Within Crassostrea angulata isolate pt1a10 chromosome 2, ASM2561291v2, whole genome shotgun sequence, the genomic segment AATTATATATTGGCGTAGGTGTTGGGTTGTTCGTCATTATCATCGCAGCGGTTATTTCAGTTGTCGTCGTAAAACGGTAAATCATGTATGCCCTTAAAATGTAAATCTTATACTTGATTTGCAGAATTAATCACATTTGTTGACAATATCAAGTGtaataattgcaaaaaaaaaataataagttatGGAATTacgttttcattttcttaatatcaaataattgtttttcttatcaacttttagtattttaatgtttgcacatatttaacttttgaaagtattttaatttgaattctcTTATATATGTTTGAATTATCATAACACTAGCTAaggatttgaattttattcttCCTCAAccatgacaaaaaataaaactcaaacCTAAGGTTTGATCGTCATAAAGTATTGTGACTGGACTTAAgacttttttaaagaatgtgcagactaaattttgtaattgcagatttttttttcagatttctgCGGGTCAAACGAAAACCTAAAGGTAAATACGTGTACTTGCTTGCGCTATGTCTTATTTTCCTAGTTTCATATGCAAGTTTTCATGGAATGCAAATAAAAGATGTTAATGAAGCTGTAACTGAAAATTAAATCTAGTTCTATACAATATAATTCTGGTTATAACGCGGCATTTTATTGGATAGAATAATTTAGTTAAACTTGGATAaactggtttgcacgtcacaaaaCACGTCACACTGCATCAATGTTTAACAAATACTGATCCGCGGGTTATAAAGCGCAAACTGCCCCAACACAGGTTATACTCGTACAACTTGGGTAGACactgagttcatttcttaattctATATAAAACTGTTTTGTAGAAATAAAAACATCGGAAAGAAGTCACTGTGGATTTGAGATGAAGACATTGGGACAGAGGGACGGCTTAAAGATGGATAATAAGGATGAAACGTCGCCTGTATATGACGGTTTTATCTCTGTAATACCCAAGGATACCAATTATTCTAACGTAAACATCAACACAGCTCTAGATATACCTATTGATAAACTTGAGATTGTCATTGCGGAGAAGAGAAAGAACGACAATGAGGGCTTCCGAAAAGAATATGCGgtacatttaaacattttatccTACTTGAATAATGAAATCGAAGGACAAGGTGACATGTGCAGTAAATATATATAGgtttacattattttctatCTCTTCACTTTTTTATCCATATGATTTGGTTTTACAAACATATGAATTACAAGTAGAGGTGTCTATCTAACAAGACTTGCACATATTTGATCAAGATATGCCATATGCATTTGAATCATAATCGGGAACCGGTCacattttgtgtacatgtatttaaattgtTGGATGTCGATAGCAATTTGATAGAGATCAAGTATGTTTGTTTTTGGTGCATTTCCAGGCCATTCCAAGAGGTGAACTACACTCATGTGAATTTGGAAAAAAGCCAGAAAATGTtcctaaaaatatatataaaacaacttTTCCTTGTAAGTTTTCTACTCCGAGTTGTTATTTCCCATTCAAATCTCTGTTTGTTTTACCTCAGTATCACTATTTGTATTTAGTATATTTTGGAATAAAATATCTGTGTTAAAATATTATCAACTTACTGAGTGAAAAGTAAAGACATATCTCGAATCATAATTATGTCATTAGTTTACagaatactgtgaaatcattttcATTCGTAGAGTTTAATGTTCGTGGGAAGGCACATTTTTTCTTGTTCGTGGGACCGTAATTTTGTTTGTAGTGTTATCaggataattttaataaatattaaccaAATGATTGTGAACATgtttgtggggatgtaaattcatgggcaatggttaaaaacaaaaaccacgAACACTGGTCTCCCACGAAAAATGATGTTTCCACAGTAGTTTTTCGGGTTTCCGTACATGCATATTACATTTAGACTGATAaaccaaaaataagcatttgtcaatatgctatttttttttctcaagatgACCATTCTCGAGTGGTTCTTGATAATCAAAGCAGTGAACATTCGGACTATATTAATGCTAATTATATAGAGGTAAGTCAAAAGTATATATTCTATTACTTTTTCCCTTATATCTActtatacaatatttaaatatgctATGGGAATATGggtttatattcaaataaatttcatgGTTTTGTTTTTCTCTGTTTACTCTTCATCTTGTTCTCTTACCATTACGTAAAGTATGTTACCTTTTAATAGGTTTTCAAATaaagttaatttattttttatcaatgaacattatacattttttttaatgttctgttttattttgaggatttttttttgtcttggcATTATGTATTTTCTTAAATGCAATTAATTCAACTTATTTATAGAGCTTATCTTAATACCAGAAGTAAAGATaatgaaataaaagcaaattataAACCAATCAACCTTTATTAAGAATAAATGTTACATATTTTACAGGGGGCGAACCGACAAAAAGAATACATTGCTACCCAAGGTAGGTGTTTTAGGTTAATTATCTTTGGTCACATATCTTATCCTTACAAATTACATTATAGTGATCTAGACaggaacaaaatatattaataaattattaaccagaaaatattaatgcaaaaatatatcTGTGAGCAATCTTTCTGTGTATTCtactttacatgtaattaactttaaaaaaaaaaacaaaaaaacattgatcatcgtagtgtttttttgtttaatttgaaggACCAAAGTCAAATACTCTTGGAGATTTCTGGAGAATGATTTGGCAAGAAAACGTATCTTCAGTTGTCATGGTGACAAATCTTGTTAAAGGAGAAAAGGTGCGTGGAAGTGCAAGCATAGGTGTTTGATGTATTGAACACCATTACTGTAGGAGTGCTAAAAGATTTACAACAGTATCTATATGTATCTATATGTAGTGCATGGTTTAGGTTTCCTCATTCAGTATTTATATTACTCTTCTTTTCACCTCCGGTTTCAGTCTGTGTTCTATcgtattcatatttttttttttgctttatcatatgagaaaaaaatagtttaaaatgttcaatacaaatttcatcatttttttaataaggtCAAGTGCAATAAATACTGGCCGGATAAGGACAACCATGCGCTCTACGGTCCAGTGCAGGTCACGCTTATGGAAGAGAAAGAATACGCGTGTTTCACAACTCGCCAACTTTCAGTGCTCCACAAAAAGGTAACCTTTGTTTTGTCCTTAAAGAGCCATAAACCttattaaatattgaatgtatatgtacaatcgtttatttactttattgtattaaaaCTATCAAATGAATACCAGGGTTCCGATTATCTGCTTTTGATAACAATACACGTACAACTATTTTGTGTTGCGAAAATTAACTGAACGCTTTTTAAAGGCAACGGAACAGCAACTATGTATATGTCACTcagacatattttaattataagcAATATTTTTCACATGAATTGAACATGCAAAGCTCAAAAATAAGATGGTTAGCCTAATACTTATATTTCCAAAATCATCAAAttctgtttatatttaaatctttgaacaaaaatttgagATAGATTAGTCAATATGAGAGGTCTAATTTTTTGGAAACATATTTCATCAATGATCATCAACTTTGGTGGTTGGTTAaatcttttaaacattttttggttttttttagctCAAATGTACACGTGTAGTAACACAATATCACTACACTGCCTGGCCTGATCACGGGGTTCCAGAGCCGCTGTGTTTGCTTACATTCCATAACCACGTCATAACTACATCAGCCAACAATAGTCAAAGTCCAACAATCGTACATTGCAGGTAATTTAATGCTACTTCTTTTTGCtttgagtttttaaaaagtacattcTTAGACAAGGACGCAGTGTGCTAGTTAGATAAATACAAGTCCATCTTCAATTTGACACTTCAACAAAAAAACACATACTGAATATTAACAATCCATGGTTGATATCAAGTGTTCTCTCAAACAAATTATGATGTCTCACAGCAACTACGATGTATTGCTCTAAATGTACTATACACGCTCAATTTACTTTATCTTCTCAGCGCTGGAGTAGGAAGGACAGGTACTTATATAGCTTTGGATGCGCTCTTTCAAATTGGCAAGAAAACTGGCAAAGTGAATGTTGCTGAATTTGTAGCGAAAATGAGACAAAACAGAGTCTTAATGGTACAAACATATGTAAGTTgcacaattttcaatttcatttttactgtataaaaaaaaataataattttttggtaaattttcatatttttattacttgaatatatttgttatattttacaCATTGATTTGCtaatgtcatttttcattacaatacCTTACCATTAAAGTTCATTCCTATTACAGGAGCAGTATATTACGATATACCTTGCCCTGAACGAAGTTTTCAAAGCACCTGTTAAATTGGACACTATGGTTGAATTTCTTAAAAAAGCAGAGAAAGCGAGGAAAAATATCCCGGTCAATCAAAACCCACTTCACGATGAATTTCAGGTTTGAAGTAGATACTTAACCATTACAAAAGAAACTGATATTCtcagaaaaagaaacattagaTTCATTTGGAAGTAATGTGGAAGATATATGATGTTATAAAAGTAGTTTAGTGAAAACTTTTAAGTCAAAACGTTATGTctcttatttatctatttacaGCTTCTGTTAAAAATTCGTCAAAAATATTCTAAAGATGATTATAATTTTGCGATGTATGATTCAGAAGATCAGCTTTCCGGAGAAATTTTATCTTGTAAGTATGATCTGTTTATGTTAAATACATAGAGTTTCACATTAGctctttgttttcatttttcgtTTATGAAACTTTTTTTGGGGCTTTATTGAGggcaaattaaaattaatataaatggaGGTAGATTTCTGTAATGTATTTTTGTAACATAACAATGTTatcgatttttgtttttgtatttcaGTGAAGAAATACGGTCTTTATCTGTCCCCAAACAAAACAACACGAGGCAATTACATCAATGCAATAGCGGTGCCGGTAATATATCTGCATCTTTTCAatataaattacaaatgaattggtaaaattttatcatttaaggAATTATTGCAAACGACtttatttttctcaacaaaAGGATAACACAAGTTTTATCTTCAATATGAACAAAAAGTTTTGGAGAGCTTTCTCTGATAAAAGAAATGTCATATTCTGACTTTAATATGTTCTTTTCCTGAACCACTGCTGTACTTTTCATAGCGTATTAgaggaaaatgaaatatttattaacatAATCAATAGACATTTCGATATATTCTAAAAGATAATGTATCTCAATCTAACAATCAGTAAGCATCAtatctttggttttttttataacaatatgtTTGTGTAAGGATGATGTTTACGTTTTACTAACAgtctttaaaagatttattttaaatattggaaaaaaaacacaaaacaacaCAATGTTTTACAGTTGGCAGATGATTTGTTGGAGTTTGTCATAAggattaaattatttttgttatatctATTTTCAGTCATTTACCAATCTTCAGCATTTCATTGTGACAAAGTATCCACTGGAAGAGAACGCTACGGATCTCCTACGTCTGTTGAGTGACCACGAGTCAGATACAGTCATCTCTTTGCAACCGCTGTCTGGGATCAAATTGGTATGCAAGGTATTCCTTAAAGCATAACTTTACATTCGTGTCACAACCAAGCTGTATAATGATATAGAATTTTCTCTCTTCTGTGTTTAATTACAGGTGTCAAATAACAGTGTCTAATATGTTTACAATTTgcgtaaatttgataaaaatttggtaTACACTTTTAAATTGGTGgccaaaataatatttacttaAACGAGGTAAACATTgagcaaaaaaaacaaaaaaaaaacagatgaataaatataaacatacgAAAGCAAAAACTTATTTGCATTATCAAATTTATGTTAAATTGGAGTTATTTGTAATGTTTGACGACACATTTGGTTGAATCGTTCACATGTACCTGTGCCTTGCTATAAACAGAATTATTTAAAAGCTAATTAACATATTAAGGCCAAGGCGTGGTTACCTCCTGTATCCTCCTCCATAAAGATCCCCCCGTTCACAGTACATCATCGGTCGGAATCTCAGACTGATGTCATAACACACGAGATCCAAATTGTTCATGACAATGTACGTTGAATACTTTTCATTatctaaaaaaatgtaaaatagtaATTATAATagtaacaataaaaataataatgataaaataatcaagaaataGAGTAAGCaaaatgtatatcatatatgtTTTGGTTTTTCTTCTACTTTTTGCCGACCTAGGCGGAAGTACGTACAGTAATTATTGTTGAACCTGAAGTTGAAATACAGTGTTCTGGAAGTTCTGTTGACACGTCCCAGCTTCGGAGTTTGGTATCGACGGTCCTTTATTTGGTAACAAAACAACCAATAACTATTCTAAGCAGgtaatgcaaaacaaaacaatatggTGTCGGTACTATTCTTTTCTATAATACTATCCAcgtaaaatcaaaatgatttttaagaagTTTTTTATCACTCTTTTTCTCTAATATGCAAAAAGGTAGTTTTTAAGGATTTTCCTTTCATAGGTTCTACATACATCGGTTCTCTTTTTCTTTCCTAAATGAATAAACTCATCTAAGGTATCTCTTCTGAATATTTGTTTCCTCTACTAGTGACGATGCCTCTCAGTGCGGACTGTTTATCGCCGTCCATAACGTCATCCAACAGATGAACATGGATGACAGAGTGGACGTATTCACCGCCGTCAGACAGCTGCAGATCAGACGACCCGAGTTCTGTGCTAAATTTGTAAGTTTTATTTATCGAGTAACACGTGCACGTTAGTTTTTATGTAGAtcttttttgtttctaaaattaTCATAGTGTCATTTTATTATAAAGCTTTTAAACTATCGGTATAACGTATTTACAGTATTCATAACTACTGTTCAACCAGTAATGAAAACTGGTACATTTTGAtaagtgtttttaaaaatgcatcataaatgaatatattttaaacaaaactattgttattaaaacaatatgCATTTATCCTTATCAAAGATAGCACATACTATGTGATGACCATCaacacttttctttttttaaacaggaAGACTACCAATTGATTTATCAAGCGGTTATGGACCACTGCCAAAATACGTCAGAAAACATCTATTAAAAccaataaaatgaaatagtgGCTGACAcgtttaaatgatatataatgtACTTGAAACTTATTATTAACATTATGAATTTAAGCATAGTCTGATTCAATCGAATAcgatacatgtttttttttttagattttattttcaagttATTTTTACAATGATATAATTACCGACAGTTTTGTTCAATGTTTTATACTTATTAGTACATGCTTATAATTAGTAAAATTGAAAGGAATTTTATAGTCATGTACGTTTTTAATAACATAAATGCTGAAAGCATCTTAATAACTTCCATTAATATTCCATAATCACTCAAATCAAACAATACAAAATTGTTTCGATTTCATTCCAAGtagtttttgcattttttaatggtacatgtattattttatttgttattttagatCTGATTTGAAGCGTATTATAAATTTTGcctaaagattattttttttattatgaacaCTAGTTTCAATCATGTCAATCAAATACCGTATACAAATGTCATTATACATTTCGAAAAGTGGTTGACTGTGTTTAAAGAAGTTAATTTCACACGTATGAccttatttattctttatcgTTAATTATTAGCAAAACAGACCCcaaaaagaacaattataaaaaCACAATGCCTTTTCTGACTTTCAGTTCAatgtaacaaaaatgttttatgaatatgaaccaaacaaaatgaagaaaaagtgTCCATATATGTAGAGTATTTTAGACATTGAAACGTACCGatgaaaaatttaacaaagCCTTGATTTCATTGGATATTTGTATTCTATcccaattagttgtttcaagagttaaaaaaaattttttttttttactctgcTGATGAATTTTGCTTTGTGTCTCGTAAATGTGACTTTTATGTGCTgtcaaaatatgaataaataaaaaaaaatgaaaaaaaaaaataaataatgtcgTTTCAACAGTTTTATATATACTACAGTACACAATGTGTAGAAACTCTGGTAATATAACTTTCCGTGCATAGTTTGCCTTTAATTAAAGTTATAAACTAAACTGACTTAATTCTATGCtttgtttgattgttttattcatttttattgatataaaatgcgTATGATCATGTTTTCTCGTTAAAtctacttttttaaatacagtttgGGATCAATCAGTGTCACAAAATATTAGAGGCTTAAAAAAGGAAACGTTATCTTCCGTTATATGCTATTCCATTGTGctaaattttaatctttaaagaaataatatatGCCTCACCTTGTACAGTATTCATAACTATAGACCGACATTTCAGAAATCATCGACGAATGCTTAACACAAACAAAATACATTCTGTCATAAAATTTATGTACTTATCCCGATTTCTCTGATTCTAacccccgcttttatattgtgacaTGTCTTCCCCGCACGTCACAATATACAAGCGGGGATTAGAGTCAGAGAAATTTCGGATTAAGAATGTACCAGCTCCTTGATCAAGAGAACGTTATCACCATTATTTGAACATGAAAATCTAAAATGACGAGGTAAACATTTTTGCAATGAGAAATAACAAATTAGTTACCTAACTTACCTGACGTATGTCGAAGATGGACAGTCACCACTTGTTCTCAACGTGGGTTTGATGACAAAAAATTACACTGCATTTGCAGAATTTTCTGAGGTTACTACGCGAAACCTTggtatgtaaacaaataatttataggcatattatcattttaataatcTTTTTAAA encodes:
- the LOC128174491 gene encoding receptor-type tyrosine-protein phosphatase epsilon-like; the protein is MTAQKVVRAGHLEGTATKLAVATAEIGVSVKKIQVTVLMDVQQDGLVKFATKGIPNINGFFSSECDGGLFGEKCTKFCSHCSGFKTCYHVTGICFKRCKPGYMGEDCRKKCEPGLFGVNCSSGCGHCLKNKPCHFETGVCSEGCEPGYRGNNCKKKCDDGLFGINCSTPCGHCFDNQTCHHINGSCYRGCEVGYREINCTEECTAGFYGLNCEEMCNATCNSCNKKSGFCEKGCKPGWKGNFCQSECDNYFYGDNCSSRCGHCFGNIQCHYIDGTCKNGCTEGFKGSKCTEGCQTGTFGMNCNKTCSINCKNRSICEKDTGHCIDGCAAGWKGDICNKKCDNNMFGENCEQKCGHCANSSNCNPVNGSCQTGCDLGFQGPLCNDECISGQFGYNCMDNCSSLCVDGRCDKKSGACKRIAFRASSPNDENDNELYIGVGVGLFVIIIAAVISVVVVKRFLRVKRKPKEIKTSERSHCGFEMKTLGQRDGLKMDNKDETSPVYDGFISVIPKDTNYSNVNINTALDIPIDKLEIVIAEKRKNDNEGFRKEYAAIPRGELHSCEFGKKPENVPKNIYKTTFPYDHSRVVLDNQSSEHSDYINANYIEGANRQKEYIATQGPKSNTLGDFWRMIWQENVSSVVMVTNLVKGEKVKCNKYWPDKDNHALYGPVQVTLMEEKEYACFTTRQLSVLHKKLKCTRVVTQYHYTAWPDHGVPEPLCLLTFHNHVITTSANNSQSPTIVHCSAGVGRTGTYIALDALFQIGKKTGKVNVAEFVAKMRQNRVLMVQTYEQYITIYLALNEVFKAPVKLDTMVEFLKKAEKARKNIPVNQNPLHDEFQLLLKIRQKYSKDDYNFAMYDSEDQLSGEILSLKKYGLYLSPNKTTRGNYINAIAVPSFTNLQHFIVTKYPLEENATDLLRLLSDHESDTVISLQPLSGIKLAKAWLPPVSSSIKIPPFTVHHRSESQTDVITHEIQIVHDNAEVRTVIIVEPEVEIQCSGSSVDTSQLRSLVSTVLYLVTKQPITILSSDDASQCGLFIAVHNVIQQMNMDDRVDVFTAVRQLQIRRPEFCAKFEDYQLIYQAVMDHCQNTSENIY